One Leptospira wolbachii serovar Codice str. CDC genomic region harbors:
- the galK gene encoding galactokinase, whose translation MDSFRSKENLNRFESIFGKTKQPPRLFQAPARINIIGEHVDYLGGTVLPAAIDFAVQVYLRPNDTSSYNLYSVTYNETVELRKPLLPNPKSSWTDYIAGVIVEVEKKGHIVPGFDLLVDGNIPQGSGLSSSAAFEVVTGYAIKETFGLPISREEIALIGQRAENHFVGTKCGIMDQFIIAVGRKDDCISLNTDTLQYSYHHFDLGDSEFYLINSNVKHSLKDSAYNQRRSECESALAKIQTKFPNFTHLYDVNLSDVQIGECHLTNEERKRTKHVTSERERTKIVIEGLESGNFKDVGSALFETHWSLSKEFEVSCPETDFIVDSLQSLGVTGARMIGGGFGGCVLVLDMKDHFSKIDAVLKKSYQQKFNLEIDFYKFHISDGVKEISI comes from the coding sequence GTGGATTCTTTTAGAAGTAAAGAAAATTTGAATCGATTTGAATCAATATTTGGAAAAACAAAACAGCCCCCTCGTTTGTTTCAAGCTCCCGCTAGGATCAATATCATTGGGGAACATGTTGATTATTTAGGTGGGACTGTGCTTCCAGCGGCCATTGATTTTGCTGTTCAAGTATATCTCCGTCCAAATGATACATCTTCCTACAATTTATATTCAGTCACTTATAACGAAACTGTTGAATTAAGGAAACCTCTACTGCCAAATCCAAAATCTTCATGGACTGACTACATAGCAGGTGTCATAGTCGAAGTTGAAAAAAAAGGACATATCGTCCCAGGATTTGATTTACTCGTAGATGGAAATATTCCCCAAGGATCAGGCCTCTCCTCTTCAGCTGCTTTTGAAGTGGTAACCGGTTATGCGATCAAAGAAACCTTTGGATTGCCTATTTCACGCGAGGAAATTGCTCTCATCGGGCAAAGGGCAGAAAATCATTTTGTTGGAACCAAATGTGGAATCATGGACCAATTCATCATTGCTGTAGGCAGAAAGGACGACTGTATTTCCTTAAATACCGACACCCTGCAATACTCTTATCACCATTTTGATTTAGGAGATTCTGAATTCTATTTAATCAATTCCAATGTAAAACATAGTTTAAAAGACAGCGCTTATAACCAGAGACGATCGGAATGTGAATCTGCGTTGGCGAAAATTCAAACAAAGTTTCCAAATTTTACACATTTGTATGACGTGAATCTTTCAGATGTTCAAATTGGTGAATGCCACCTAACAAATGAAGAACGAAAACGAACGAAACATGTTACCTCTGAACGCGAGAGAACAAAAATCGTAATCGAGGGTTTGGAATCAGGGAATTTCAAAGATGTTGGTTCGGCACTTTTCGAAACACATTGGTCCTTATCCAAAGAATTCGAAGTGTCTTGTCCCGAAACAGATTTCATTGTTGATTCTTTGCAGAGTCTAGGAGTCACTGGTGCCAGAATGATTGGTGGTGGCTTTGGTGGATGCGTACTCGTACTAGATATGAAAGATCATTTTTCCAAAATCGATGCAGTTTTAAAAAAAAGTTATCAACAAAAATTTAACCTTGAGATAGACTTCTACAAGTTTCACATTTCGGATGGGGTAAAGGAAATTTCAATATGA
- a CDS encoding MarR family winged helix-turn-helix transcriptional regulator gives MGTKFKGSKKEVQALDAFIKLKRAAESLSSRLISEFTKWNISESQFGVLETLYHLGPLCQKELGDKILKSTGNITLVIDNLEKRTLVERVRGVEDRRFISVHLTTEGKKLIEQIFPDHVKRITSEFAVLSPDEQEVLGKICKKLGKRNEVLTK, from the coding sequence ATGGGAACAAAATTTAAAGGCTCTAAAAAAGAAGTACAAGCTCTGGATGCGTTCATCAAACTAAAACGCGCAGCGGAATCTTTATCTTCCCGACTTATTTCTGAGTTTACCAAGTGGAATATCTCAGAAAGCCAATTCGGGGTTTTAGAGACATTGTACCATTTGGGTCCACTTTGCCAAAAAGAGCTGGGGGACAAAATTCTTAAAAGTACAGGAAACATCACACTCGTGATCGACAACCTAGAAAAAAGAACCCTCGTAGAACGTGTGCGTGGTGTGGAAGACAGAAGGTTTATCTCTGTCCATCTAACTACAGAAGGAAAAAAACTCATCGAACAGATTTTTCCTGACCACGTAAAACGGATCACTTCAGAATTTGCAGTGCTCTCCCCGGATGAACAAGAGGTTCTTGGAAAGATCTGTAAAAAACTAGGAAAAAGAAACGAAGTTCTTACTAAGTAA
- the mtnP gene encoding S-methyl-5'-thioadenosine phosphorylase, with protein MANVVKIGVIGGTGLYSIDGMEIIQEIHPETPWGKPSDTITIGRFKGKEIAFLPRHGKGHSLNPSEVPVRANIAALKQLGVEEIIAFSSVGSLRQEIAPRDFIIPSQIIDRTKARPSTFFENGMVAHAPFADPFSPGLGKKVEEAAKQINLPIHSNKTLICMEGPLFSTRAESHMYRSWGADIINMTVLPEAKLAREAEILYQMVCMSTDYDCWKEDEAHVTLEMVLGNLSKNAETAKKLLSALIDLLGKSDDTSLVGSTKFSLVTAPEKRNPEQIKKLKFLFPTYF; from the coding sequence ATGGCAAATGTAGTAAAAATCGGGGTCATTGGTGGGACTGGCCTATATTCAATCGATGGAATGGAGATCATTCAAGAAATCCACCCGGAAACTCCTTGGGGTAAACCTTCGGACACAATCACCATTGGTCGCTTTAAAGGGAAAGAAATTGCTTTTTTGCCAAGACATGGAAAAGGACATTCTTTAAATCCAAGTGAAGTTCCTGTTCGCGCCAACATTGCCGCATTGAAACAGTTAGGTGTTGAAGAAATCATTGCTTTTAGTTCTGTGGGAAGTTTGCGCCAAGAAATTGCCCCTAGAGATTTTATCATTCCTTCACAAATCATTGACCGCACGAAAGCACGGCCTTCCACTTTTTTTGAAAATGGTATGGTGGCACATGCTCCTTTTGCGGATCCATTTTCGCCAGGCCTTGGTAAAAAAGTAGAGGAAGCTGCAAAACAAATTAATCTTCCGATCCATTCGAACAAAACTTTGATTTGTATGGAAGGTCCACTTTTCTCTACAAGGGCTGAGTCTCACATGTACAGATCTTGGGGTGCGGACATTATCAATATGACAGTTCTCCCTGAAGCAAAACTAGCAAGGGAAGCAGAGATTCTTTACCAAATGGTTTGTATGTCTACAGACTATGATTGTTGGAAAGAAGATGAAGCCCATGTAACATTGGAAATGGTTTTGGGCAACCTAAGTAAAAATGCAGAAACCGCTAAGAAATTACTCTCGGCACTGATTGACCTGTTAGGAAAGTCAGATGACACAAGCCTTGTAGGAAGTACAAAATTTTCTTTGGTGACTGCACCAGAAAAAAGGAACCCTGAACAAATTAAAAAATTGAAATTTCTTTTCCCTACTTATTTCTAA
- a CDS encoding phytoene desaturase family protein, with translation MDNKYDVIIIGSGIGGLTAASILSQVAKKKVLVLERHFKLGGFTHTFKRLGKFEWDVGIHYIGDLGEGSMLRTLFDSITRKGVKWNKMEEPFEVFDYPDFSFPVYGEKEKFKSDLKEKFPLETQAIDQYFRDVETFTQWFGRHFTLKALPSVFEKAAKFLNINHIPTPYITTKEYMETHIKDENLRAILSSQWGDYGLPPASSSFAIHSMIVAHYFNGGYFPIGGSSKIVDSIEPIVEENGGSLKILHTVKEILLQGNKAIGVKVEVQKGKTFSEQEFFADVIVSDAGAYTTYNKLLPKEHSLSFQKPLETLSAQGTTSITLYIGFKESPRKLGFHGENHWIFPEADHDACYAKRNDLVNGNPPMMYLSFPSLKNPESEGHTAEAISFADYSLFAKWKDEPWKKRGENYTKLKETIIEGMLAFLEKRFPGFRDLIEFTELSTPITTEFFTGHKEGSIYGLSCTPERFKQEWLGVRTTIKNLYLTGADACSPGVAGALMGGVAASSVVLGLTGTLRLMKDLFQKSQETS, from the coding sequence ATGGACAACAAATATGACGTAATCATTATCGGTTCTGGTATTGGTGGCCTTACGGCCGCCTCTATCCTTTCTCAAGTGGCGAAAAAGAAAGTATTGGTGCTGGAACGTCATTTTAAGTTAGGTGGGTTCACTCATACATTCAAAAGGCTAGGAAAATTTGAATGGGATGTCGGAATCCATTATATTGGGGATTTAGGTGAGGGTTCGATGTTAAGAACTCTATTCGATTCCATCACCAGAAAGGGTGTAAAGTGGAACAAAATGGAAGAACCATTTGAAGTCTTCGATTACCCGGATTTTAGTTTTCCAGTGTATGGAGAAAAGGAAAAGTTTAAGTCGGACTTAAAAGAAAAGTTTCCTTTGGAAACGCAGGCTATCGACCAATACTTCCGCGATGTAGAAACTTTTACCCAATGGTTTGGTAGGCATTTTACTTTGAAAGCTTTGCCTTCCGTTTTTGAAAAGGCCGCCAAGTTTTTAAACATAAACCATATCCCCACTCCCTATATCACAACCAAAGAGTATATGGAAACTCATATCAAAGATGAAAACTTAAGAGCCATACTCAGTTCCCAATGGGGGGATTATGGACTTCCTCCTGCATCATCGTCTTTTGCTATCCATTCTATGATTGTTGCTCATTACTTTAATGGAGGTTATTTTCCGATTGGTGGATCTTCAAAAATCGTAGACTCGATTGAACCCATCGTAGAAGAAAATGGGGGTAGTTTAAAAATCCTCCATACTGTCAAAGAGATCCTTCTTCAAGGCAATAAAGCAATAGGGGTTAAGGTAGAGGTCCAAAAAGGGAAAACATTTTCGGAACAGGAATTCTTTGCCGACGTGATTGTATCTGATGCCGGAGCCTACACAACTTATAACAAATTGTTACCGAAAGAACATTCCCTATCTTTTCAAAAGCCATTGGAAACTTTGAGTGCGCAAGGGACCACATCCATCACACTCTATATTGGATTTAAAGAATCCCCAAGAAAACTCGGATTTCACGGTGAAAACCATTGGATCTTTCCTGAAGCAGATCATGACGCTTGTTATGCGAAAAGAAACGATTTAGTGAACGGAAATCCACCGATGATGTATTTGTCTTTTCCTTCCTTAAAAAATCCGGAATCCGAAGGACATACAGCAGAAGCGATTAGTTTTGCTGATTATTCACTATTCGCAAAATGGAAAGACGAACCCTGGAAAAAACGGGGGGAAAACTATACCAAACTTAAAGAAACTATCATAGAAGGGATGTTAGCTTTCTTAGAGAAACGATTTCCTGGATTCCGGGACCTCATTGAATTCACAGAACTCTCTACTCCTATCACCACGGAATTTTTTACCGGACATAAAGAAGGTTCCATTTATGGACTTTCCTGTACACCGGAACGCTTCAAACAAGAATGGTTAGGTGTGAGGACAACTATCAAAAATCTTTACCTAACGGGAGCCGATGCTTGCTCTCCAGGCGTTGCAGGTGCTCTTATGGGCGGGGTTGCGGCCTCTTCTGTGGTTTTAGGACTGACGGGGACTCTGCGACTCATGAAAGATCTTTTCCAAAAGAGCCAAGAAACCAGTTGA
- a CDS encoding glucose-6-phosphate isomerase: protein MSNLKISDRFVKSFLTETLVQKGLENAEKARQTLLQKTGQGKEFLGWVDLPSQTSSEDLQRIRKAAETIQSHSQYLVVVGIGGSYLGARAVIEALTPEFSAQELHKKSVKIIYAGHHLDADYHSRLLAFLENKEFSVNVISKSGTTTEPAIAFRLLLSLLERKYGRENVKNRVFATTDKQKGALKQLADEYGFPTFIIPDDVGGRYSVLTPVGLLPIAAAGFSINKLIDGAKQMEAELKSKTAFEGNIATTYATIRNSLYASGKKIEILVSYTPALSFVSEWWKQLFGESEGKTTKGIFPASVQFTTDLHSMGQYIQDGERILMETTIKVESPKQDVYLTEKSDDRDGLNYLAGKKLSEVNQSAMLGTLIAHQDGGVPSIEITVPVINEEIIGELLYFFEFACGVSGYMLGVNPFDQPGVEDYKNNMFALLGKKGYEKRKEEILGHI, encoded by the coding sequence ATGTCGAACTTAAAAATTTCAGATCGATTTGTGAAATCTTTTCTTACTGAAACTTTGGTTCAGAAGGGATTGGAAAACGCCGAGAAAGCTAGACAAACTCTGCTTCAAAAAACAGGACAAGGAAAAGAATTTTTAGGTTGGGTGGATCTTCCCAGCCAAACAAGTTCTGAGGATCTGCAAAGGATTCGAAAGGCTGCTGAAACCATTCAATCTCATTCGCAGTATTTGGTGGTTGTGGGAATTGGCGGCAGTTACTTGGGAGCAAGAGCTGTCATTGAAGCTTTAACACCAGAATTCAGTGCGCAAGAATTACATAAAAAATCAGTAAAGATTATTTATGCCGGACATCATTTGGATGCGGATTATCATTCAAGACTATTGGCCTTCTTAGAGAACAAAGAGTTTTCTGTAAATGTCATTTCTAAATCAGGAACAACAACAGAGCCAGCTATCGCCTTTCGTCTGTTACTCTCACTTTTGGAACGAAAGTATGGAAGGGAAAATGTTAAAAACCGAGTCTTTGCTACAACCGACAAACAAAAAGGTGCCCTTAAACAATTAGCGGATGAATACGGCTTTCCCACTTTTATAATTCCTGATGATGTAGGGGGGCGTTATTCTGTTTTGACTCCCGTAGGGTTATTGCCGATTGCAGCTGCAGGATTTAGCATTAACAAACTAATTGATGGCGCAAAACAAATGGAGGCAGAATTAAAATCAAAAACAGCTTTTGAAGGAAACATCGCAACTACTTATGCTACCATTCGAAATTCTCTCTATGCGAGTGGCAAAAAAATCGAAATTTTAGTTAGTTATACTCCAGCCTTGTCCTTTGTTTCTGAATGGTGGAAACAACTGTTTGGTGAAAGTGAAGGTAAAACAACTAAGGGAATTTTTCCTGCTTCAGTTCAATTTACTACAGATCTTCATTCTATGGGCCAATACATTCAAGATGGGGAAAGAATTCTAATGGAAACCACAATCAAAGTGGAATCTCCAAAACAAGATGTATATCTAACAGAAAAATCTGACGATAGAGATGGTTTGAACTATTTGGCGGGCAAAAAACTTTCAGAGGTAAACCAAAGTGCAATGTTAGGAACACTCATTGCTCATCAAGATGGGGGTGTACCTTCTATAGAAATCACAGTGCCTGTAATAAATGAAGAAATTATTGGGGAATTACTTTATTTCTTTGAATTTGCTTGTGGAGTATCTGGTTATATGTTAGGTGTAAATCCTTTTGACCAACCAGGAGTCGAAGACTATAAAAACAATATGTTTGCTCTACTGGGAAAAAAAGGATATGAAAAGCGAAAAGAAGAAATCCTAGGCCATATATGA
- a CDS encoding NTP transferase domain-containing protein, giving the protein MKAFVLAAGFGKRMGTLTENCPKPLLKIQSISLLDYSLYLLNEWKTSKVWINTHYLGEQIKNHVQNFKQFPIKVLEEKTEILGTAGGIRTGLSEESFTEPILLINPDTLFFPDQTFSPNTSLSNESKIHLYLLPTSTDQNYTKIEIGKNGSLKFGTGTYYYIGLAILNPKCLSHLEKNRYYDLSDIFKECAERGEITGEVFSGTVLDLGTKELWDSYSTKDIFGSQLSKIQSFLNSSYMA; this is encoded by the coding sequence ATGAAAGCCTTTGTTTTAGCTGCTGGCTTTGGAAAACGAATGGGAACTCTTACAGAAAATTGTCCAAAGCCCCTATTAAAAATCCAAAGTATATCGCTTCTTGATTATAGTTTGTACCTACTAAATGAATGGAAAACTTCTAAAGTTTGGATCAACACACACTATTTAGGCGAACAAATCAAAAACCATGTTCAAAATTTTAAACAATTTCCCATCAAAGTTTTAGAAGAAAAAACAGAAATACTGGGTACTGCGGGTGGAATTCGAACAGGTTTGTCAGAAGAATCTTTTACAGAACCTATTCTACTTATCAATCCAGATACTTTATTTTTCCCGGATCAAACGTTTTCGCCTAATACTAGTTTATCGAATGAGAGTAAAATCCATTTATACTTACTACCGACTTCTACCGATCAGAACTACACGAAAATCGAAATAGGTAAAAATGGATCTTTAAAATTCGGAACGGGAACCTATTACTATATTGGCCTTGCCATTTTAAATCCAAAGTGCCTGTCTCATTTAGAAAAAAACAGATATTATGACCTTTCCGATATATTTAAAGAATGTGCCGAACGAGGAGAAATTACCGGCGAGGTATTCTCTGGTACTGTTCTGGATTTAGGGACAAAGGAACTCTGGGATTCTTACTCGACAAAAGATATATTTGGAAGTCAGCTTTCCAAAATCCAATCATTCCTTAATTCCTCATATATGGCCTAG
- a CDS encoding formylglycine-generating enzyme family protein, whose protein sequence is MKKLLLILFVLGIVIGPLVSQEETSEESPFATTKKKVQLWKGEVVGVYKNRLWIKVRIYRNQRISKLSLNEIKSLFADTKEFPVYQKVTDLKQGVLVLRDTVWEEKHINKKNQFIEVVLVGDYKPDLSSKMKEITTDAYISSYIEEDFFTEPDAFFKGRFTPPRKTVFHPKDRKEMVLVSRGLFLYGQGTDPSADSFNPYYLEPKASNLKEMPSFYIDKFEVTNAEYAYFLKQTNTQSPPHWIGGKYPEGEGDFPVVHLTYREVERYASWVGKRIPTEWEWEKAARGPGVIEYTNRDETLGYQIIATKYPFGDEFDSLYCNTRESKIGKAQSVYELSTEGESPYGAIGMCGNAAEWTSSDYQLYPGHHIKNFSFGKIYKVVRGGSYSDSAKNSTASARSYGGIPNLSEDRRAGFRLVMDYRN, encoded by the coding sequence ATGAAAAAACTACTATTGATTCTATTCGTTTTGGGGATCGTAATCGGGCCCCTTGTTTCGCAAGAGGAAACTTCGGAAGAATCACCCTTTGCGACAACCAAAAAGAAAGTGCAACTCTGGAAAGGAGAAGTGGTTGGTGTTTATAAAAATAGATTGTGGATCAAAGTTCGAATTTACCGCAACCAACGAATCTCTAAACTCTCTTTGAATGAAATTAAATCATTATTTGCCGATACAAAGGAATTTCCGGTGTATCAAAAGGTCACAGATCTCAAACAAGGAGTCCTAGTTCTACGTGACACGGTTTGGGAAGAAAAACATATCAATAAAAAAAATCAGTTCATCGAAGTAGTGTTAGTAGGTGATTATAAACCAGATCTCAGTTCAAAAATGAAAGAGATTACAACTGACGCCTATATCTCCAGTTATATAGAAGAAGATTTTTTTACAGAACCAGATGCATTTTTTAAGGGAAGATTTACCCCACCGAGAAAAACAGTCTTTCATCCTAAAGACAGAAAAGAGATGGTCCTTGTTTCGCGCGGTCTTTTTCTTTACGGCCAAGGAACCGATCCCTCTGCCGATAGCTTCAATCCATACTATTTGGAACCAAAAGCATCAAATCTAAAAGAGATGCCTTCCTTTTATATCGATAAATTTGAAGTCACCAATGCTGAGTATGCATACTTTTTAAAACAAACTAATACCCAAAGTCCCCCTCATTGGATTGGGGGAAAATATCCCGAAGGAGAAGGGGATTTTCCTGTGGTCCACCTCACATATCGTGAAGTGGAACGTTATGCAAGTTGGGTCGGCAAACGAATTCCTACCGAATGGGAATGGGAAAAGGCCGCAAGAGGTCCAGGTGTGATTGAGTATACCAATCGCGATGAAACCTTAGGATACCAAATCATTGCAACCAAATATCCCTTTGGCGATGAATTCGACTCTTTGTATTGTAATACAAGAGAATCAAAAATTGGAAAGGCCCAGTCCGTGTATGAACTATCTACGGAAGGAGAAAGTCCTTACGGTGCCATAGGAATGTGTGGGAATGCAGCTGAATGGACATCCAGCGATTATCAATTGTATCCTGGGCATCATATCAAAAACTTCTCTTTCGGCAAAATTTATAAAGTGGTTCGCGGGGGATCGTATTCCGATTCGGCAAAGAATTCTACTGCAAGTGCTAGGTCTTATGGTGGGATACCCAACCTATCAGAAGATAGGCGGGCAGGATTTCGTTTGGTAATGGACTACCGAAACTAA
- a CDS encoding phosphotransferase — MSPEFNNFQLESVLSRYGKNCKIIPLQEEASTRRYFHVTLPNGKEEVVCADEAVNEDFIIISEYLNANGIHVPRVLDADRKLSLTFMSFEGLNDFSTYNLNDYKQKFPILINLILKIQSLDPPPLVKNRKFDIEKLSFETNLTLEKFEGFRRQFNIKTDISNEAKAFIEETVGYLNKYPINVFTHRDFHCRNILISPNSDYSLIDFQDARMGVPQYDLASILYDAYYPLPREFRSLMLKSFQERNVDQSKKFNDTFYLQALQRSFKALGTYFRMVTDHGKDKFKPSIISCLNQLEEIIQLGMFADSLYIFVRSLREELNRHKDFKIR, encoded by the coding sequence GTGTCTCCTGAATTTAACAACTTCCAATTAGAATCAGTACTTTCTCGATATGGCAAAAATTGTAAAATTATTCCCTTACAAGAGGAAGCTTCTACAAGGCGATACTTTCACGTAACACTACCAAATGGTAAAGAAGAAGTAGTTTGTGCTGATGAAGCAGTAAACGAAGATTTTATCATTATCTCCGAATATCTAAATGCCAACGGAATTCATGTTCCCAGAGTTCTTGATGCTGATAGAAAACTTAGCCTCACCTTTATGAGTTTTGAAGGACTAAATGATTTTAGCACTTATAATCTTAATGACTATAAACAGAAATTCCCAATCTTAATTAATTTAATTTTAAAAATCCAATCCTTAGATCCACCTCCGCTTGTAAAAAATAGAAAATTTGATATAGAAAAATTAAGCTTTGAAACTAACCTCACACTAGAAAAATTCGAAGGATTTCGCCGACAATTTAATATTAAAACCGATATTTCCAATGAGGCAAAAGCCTTTATTGAAGAGACTGTAGGTTATTTAAACAAATATCCTATTAATGTTTTCACTCACCGAGATTTCCATTGTCGAAATATTTTAATTTCACCTAACTCAGATTACTCTTTGATCGATTTTCAAGATGCACGGATGGGTGTTCCGCAATACGATCTGGCTTCCATATTATATGATGCCTACTATCCTCTACCGAGAGAGTTTCGTTCGTTAATGCTGAAGTCCTTCCAAGAGAGAAATGTAGACCAATCAAAAAAATTTAATGATACATTTTATTTACAAGCCTTACAAAGATCTTTTAAAGCATTAGGAACATACTTCCGAATGGTTACAGACCATGGAAAAGATAAGTTCAAACCGTCGATCATCTCCTGCCTAAATCAACTGGAAGAAATTATTCAATTGGGTATGTTTGCCGACTCATTGTATATTTTTGTCCGAAGTTTAAGAGAAGAACTCAATCGACATAAGGACTTTAAAATTCGATGA
- a CDS encoding DUF4139 domain-containing protein has translation MKSKILSFTTLTLLFFTVGNITSDSAFDMSTQSDRKTVSVTIYNGGIGLVRETRTLNLSKGIRTLRFEDVPSQIIPQTVRVKGEDPKKLTVFEQNYEYDLISQERLMDKYIGKEVTLHKEGKEKTTSVKATLIANNGTPVYKIGDEISLGYDGRITVPTIPENLFAKPTLVWKLKNDTEKEQTVEVSYQTNGLGWSADYILVLDKEENLCGLNSWVTLNNNSGAEFKNAVLQLVAGKVNLISNQVNSYAVQPRSVKKTMMKEYDESAEAPEFNQENLSEYYLYTLDQPTNIGYNQTKQVQLFQSEGIEIKKYFVFENLPMYEGNEKNFNNANIKYIFKNAKKNNLGRPLPQGTIRVFKADSKGRQQLLGEDTIDHTPENEEVKIRTGQAFDVVANGKRLSNEVFKLSRGDKSTYSVEIRNRKKEEIEVRFYASLWGDWNITKSSHKFTKESATKAYSDVPVKANETVTVEYTVETKYH, from the coding sequence ATGAAATCCAAAATACTATCCTTCACCACTCTAACACTTCTATTTTTTACGGTAGGTAACATCACCTCCGATTCTGCTTTTGACATGTCGACACAGTCGGACCGCAAAACAGTGAGTGTTACCATTTACAATGGAGGAATTGGTCTCGTTCGAGAAACTCGGACTTTAAATCTTTCAAAGGGAATTCGCACCTTACGGTTCGAAGATGTTCCCTCACAAATCATTCCACAAACTGTGCGGGTTAAAGGAGAAGATCCTAAAAAACTCACAGTCTTCGAACAAAACTATGAATACGATTTAATTTCTCAAGAGCGCCTGATGGACAAATACATTGGGAAAGAAGTGACCCTTCATAAAGAGGGAAAAGAAAAAACTACTTCTGTTAAGGCTACACTCATTGCAAACAACGGAACTCCCGTGTATAAAATTGGGGATGAGATTTCCTTAGGATACGATGGACGGATTACCGTTCCCACGATTCCCGAAAACCTATTTGCGAAACCTACTCTTGTTTGGAAATTGAAGAACGATACCGAAAAGGAACAAACTGTAGAAGTTTCTTACCAAACCAATGGTCTTGGTTGGTCCGCTGATTACATACTTGTTCTGGATAAGGAAGAAAATCTGTGCGGTCTAAATTCTTGGGTCACCTTAAATAATAATTCGGGAGCGGAGTTTAAAAACGCAGTTTTACAACTTGTGGCCGGTAAGGTAAACTTAATCTCCAACCAAGTGAATTCTTATGCAGTACAACCTCGTTCTGTAAAAAAAACGATGATGAAAGAGTATGATGAGTCGGCAGAAGCACCTGAATTCAATCAAGAGAATTTATCAGAATACTACTTATACACTTTGGACCAACCAACCAACATAGGTTATAACCAAACCAAACAAGTACAACTCTTTCAATCAGAAGGAATCGAAATCAAAAAGTATTTCGTTTTTGAAAATCTCCCTATGTATGAAGGAAATGAAAAGAATTTCAATAATGCAAACATCAAATACATCTTCAAAAATGCGAAGAAAAACAATTTAGGAAGGCCACTCCCACAAGGAACCATTCGTGTTTTTAAAGCAGATTCCAAAGGACGCCAACAACTTCTAGGAGAGGATACAATTGATCACACTCCCGAAAACGAAGAAGTAAAAATTCGAACAGGCCAAGCTTTTGACGTAGTTGCCAATGGAAAACGACTCTCTAATGAAGTGTTTAAACTTTCTCGCGGAGACAAGTCGACCTATTCAGTAGAAATTCGTAACAGAAAAAAAGAAGAAATTGAAGTAAGGTTCTACGCAAGCCTTTGGGGAGATTGGAATATCACAAAATCCTCTCATAAATTTACAAAAGAATCTGCAACCAAAGCATACTCCGATGTTCCAGTGAAAGCCAATGAAACCGTGACTGTGGAATATACAGTAGAGACTAAATACCACTAA
- a CDS encoding STAS domain-containing protein, whose amino-acid sequence MDSSGLGVCLGIHSRLMKQKGYIRIISPSEKVRYVLELTKLRSLLQVFPTLEQALQAG is encoded by the coding sequence ATCGACAGTTCTGGCCTCGGTGTTTGTTTGGGGATTCATTCTAGGCTTATGAAACAGAAAGGATACATTCGTATCATCTCACCTTCTGAAAAAGTAAGATACGTCTTAGAACTAACAAAACTGCGCAGCCTGCTCCAAGTTTTCCCGACATTGGAACAAGCTTTGCAAGCTGGTTAG